The following are from one region of the Carassius auratus strain Wakin chromosome 43, ASM336829v1, whole genome shotgun sequence genome:
- the LOC113061267 gene encoding uncharacterized protein LOC113061267 has product MMASRICDSVLVTGSNRGIGLELVRQLVDSPSPPVQIFAGCREPNGPRSQDLQELAQKHHDVITVVQLDTTSPTSIAEASKLVEAKLKGKGLNLIINNAGVNIPGSLAETGKQEMVDVYTTNVVGPMLISKDFHPLLCKAAAQFPHQTSMSCSRSAIINVSTLLSSITRCPENFSVSPMYPYRVSKAALNMLTCCLAEDFKKDGILVMSLHPGWVQTEMGGPEAPLTTLTSISSMLKVITSLTEKESGTLLDWEGKKIPW; this is encoded by the exons ATGATGGCATCTAGAATATGTGACAGTGTTCTGGTGACTGGATCAAACCGTGGAATTGGACTTGAGTTGGTTCGCCAGTTGGTTGATTCACCCTCGCCTCCAGTTCAGATCTTTGCTGGTTGTAGAGAACCAAATGGACCAAGATCACAG GATCTCCAGGAACTAGCTCAGAAGCACCACGATGTGATCACGGTTGTCCAACTTG ACACGACTAGTCCTACTAGTATCGCAGAGGCCTCAAAACTGGTGGAAGCCAAGCTGAAGGGCAAAGGCCTGAATCTGATCATCAACAATGCTGGTGTGAACATCCCAGGATCTCTAGCAGAGACGGGAAAACAGGAGATGGTGGACGTGTACACAACCAATGTTGTAGGACCCATGCTCATCTCAAAG GATTTCCATCCCCTCCTGTGCAAGGCTGCAGCTCAGTTTCCTCATCAAACAAGCATGTCTTGCAGTAGGTCAGCTATTATCAATGTTTCCACACTGCTGTCATCCATCACCAGATGCCCTGAGAATTTCTCTGTGTCTCCAATGTACCCCTATCGGGTCAGCAAG GCAGCACTGAACATGTTAACTTGCTGCTTGGCAGAAGATTTTAAAAAAGATGGCATTCTAGTTATGTCTCTCCATCCAGGATGGGTCCAGACAGAAATGGGAGGCCCAGAG GCTCCCCTGACGACACTTACGAGCATCAGCAGTATGTTGAAAGTCATCACAAGCCTCACCGAGAAAGAGAGTGGAACTCTTTTAGATTGGGAAGGCAAAAAGATCCCCT